CTCCTGGTGGTAGGGGAACAGCTCCTGGCCCCACAGCGCGTCCAGCTCCGCGGCACTGGACGTGGCCTGGATCCGGGCATGGAGCGCCTCGCAGCGCTCGGGGGCGGACGCGACGAACGCGGCCAGCCTGGACTGGTTGGCACGTACGCGTTTGCGGAGGCGTATCGCGCCGGGGACGAGCTTGCGCAGGAGGCTCCAGCGCGAGATCGGCAGCAGGGGGATCTCCATGCCCTCGGGAAGCCGTCCGAAGGCTTCCTCGGCCGTCTCGGCGAAGCGTTGTTGGCTCACGCCGAACGTCGCGCCCAGGGTCGCCGCGAGGCTCAGGTTCATGTAGGCGCGGCCGCCGAGATTGCCCATGGGTGGGTCGTTGCCCATGAAGAGCAGGGGCAGGGTCTCGGCGAGGAAGAGGCGCAGGAGGGACCACGTGCAGGGCGTCATCACATCGGGGACCGCCTCGCCGAGGTTCGTGCTCGTCCACAGGTAGTCGCCCGTGAGGCTGTCATTCCACTCGCCCGTCGCGGGCTCATGGCCGCGCAGGGTGGTGATCGGCCGGGCCTGCAGCAGCATGAGCTGGCCTCGGGAGATCGCCCACTCGAGGTCCTGCGGTGAGCCGAATTCCTCCTCGAGCCGCAGGGCGAGCCGCCGGAACTTCCGGGCGTGGACGCGCAGCTCCGGGGGGCCGGAGTACGTGCCCTTCAGCCGATCGATGGTGAAGGACGACGGTGTCACCTCGCCCGCGACCAGGCGCTCGCCGAGACCGCTCACGAAGTTGCCCACCAGCGCCGAGCGGTTGCCCGTTACCGGGTCGGCGGTGAAGAGCACGCCCGAGGTGTCCGCCGCCACCAGGTGCTGGATGACGACCGCGACCTCGTGCCCGGTGGCGAGTCCCTGGGCCTGGCTGTACGCCGCGACGCGCTCCGCATGTCGGGAGCGGCGCACGGTCCCGATCGCCCGCCGCACGGCGTCATCGTCCCGTACGTCCAGGACCGTCTCGAAGCCTCCGGCGAAGGAGGCCTGCTCCGAGTCCTCGCCGAGCGCCGACGAGCGGACCGCGAACGCGCGCTCGGGCTGGCCCGCCCGCAGCCGCGCGAGCGCGGTGACGACCTCGTCCCAGGAAGCGGGCCGGAGCGCGTCTCCCTCGAAGGCGCTCGTCAGGACGATGAAGCCCGGGGGCACGGGATGGCCCGCCTGATGAAGTCGCGCGAGCACGCGCCCCTTCCCACCCGCCTGGGTGGCCCGCTCGGCGGTGAGATCCTCGAAGAAGCAGACCGTATTCGTCATATCAAATGATGTAAAACAGGTTTATTCTTCGATTCAAGAAGTCAATGCAGAGGGAAGACACCATGCGTCAAAGAATCCACTGGATATCCCTGTCATGTCTCGCCTTCACGGCGCTCGCCGGCTGCGGGAGCGCGGAGGAGGGGCGCCAAGATTTGCCGATGCAAGGAGAAGTGTCGGCATTGGCGGATGGCGTCTGCTCCGGCGTCACCTGCGGTGGCCACGGCGTCTGCCAGGATCGATCGGGAAGCGCGGTGTGCGTCTGTGATGAGGGCTTCACGGGGACGTCCTGTTCCACGCGCGGCGGGAACTTCTACGCGCGCTCATTGCTCGTCTCGGGCATGGCCGATCCCGACGTCTACAAGGAGCACGACGATCTCTTCTTCCTCACCGGCACGGGGAATGGGGCGTCGGTGCCCATCTACGAGACCAATGATCTCTCGAGCTTCCGCCTCAAGCTGAGCTACAGCCCGTCCGCGGCCGATCCGGTCTACGACTACTGCATGATCTGGGCGCCGGACCTCAACAAGGCCAACGGCGTCTATGTCCTGAACTTCTCCGCCCAGCGCGTTCCCAATGGGGCGGCCTGTCCGGCCTCGGGTCAGGACGTGACGACCTTCACGGCCACGGCGCCCGACCTGAACCTGCGCTTCGGAGTGCCCCAGCCCATCAACCCGAACACGACGTATCCGCGCACTCAAGTCCCGGCCTCCTGCGTGGCGGAGGGGTGCAACCGGACCATCCGCATCGACTCGGCCACCTACAATGATCCCTCGGGCCGCTGGTTCTTCTATGTCTGGTTCGACCGGGGCAACAACATCTCCTCGTTCAACACCTCCGCCCCCGGCGTCGTCTACAACCACGCGGGCCCCGCGCTCTACTCGTTGCCCGCCGAGGAGGAGACCATCAACGAGGCCCCGGAGATCTTCAAGCGCAACGGCCTCTACTACCTGCTCTTGAGCACCGGTTGGTTCAACAGCCAGTACTCCATGCGCTACATCGTGGGGGACTCGCTCCCCCAGCTTACCCGGGCGCGCGCCCTGCGCCGGCTCTCCATGCCGATGCGCAATGCCGCCGGAGCGCTCATCCAGACCCACGGCCACAACACCGTGGTCGATCGGCGGGGCGAGTACTTCAACATCTTCCACGTCGGTGCCTTCCAGCCCGCGGGGACCTTCACCTCGCGCAGCACCTACAAGCAGCGCCTGGCCTTCAAGCCGGACGGCTCCCTGGCCTCGCTCAACCAGGTCAACGTCCGGTGGACGCGCATGGCCGGGTACAGCTACTCGATCGATCTCGTGCTGCGCGATGGGACGGTGGTCGGCCCCTGCCTCGACGTGAACCAGCTCGGGACCTCGAACAAGGTGACCTTCAATGGCGTGTGCCCGAGCGCCGGCAGCCGCATGGTGAACAAGGGCGACATCGCCGCCTTCCGGCTCTACTACTCGAACAACGGCGTCTGGGGCGCCAACGTCCAGACGGCCTATGACGGCGGCGCCGACGACGTCTTCGTGGAGCTGCCCGGCGGGACGACCCCGTTCGTGGACCTGAGCTGGAGCGAGGAGGAGACCGGCGCCCAGTACTCCATCGACGTGCAGCGGCGGGACACGGGGGCCTGGATTGGCCCCTGCATCGACGTGAACTCCGTCAACCGTGCCCTCGCCTGGAACTACGCCGGGCGCTGCACCTCGCCGGGCATCGACGTGGCCCCGTCCAACATCAGCGCCTTCCGCGTCTGCTCGGCGGTGGGTGGCGATTGGTCCCGTGCGCGGTGCGGTACCACGGCCTATGACGGCAAGCGCATGGACGCGTCCGTCGTGATTCCCTGAGCGGGCATCAGGCCCAGAGGTTCTGCTCGAGAGAGGCGAGCAGGGACGCGGCGACCTCGGGAGTGGGCATGCCCGCCTCGGTGACGAGGTCGGCGTCGGGCGGCGTGGCCACCTCCGCGCGCAGGGCCGCCACGGCCGCTTGGCGGGCCTCGCGCAGGGCGGCGCGCTCGGACTCGGACAGCCGGGTGTGGGCCCAGCGGTCGATGGCCCAGGACAGCTCGGCATGCCGGGTCTCGTCCTCGGCGATGCGCGCCATGGCGCCGCGCACCTGCTCATCGCGCGCGTGCAGCGCCTGGTGGTGCGCCACGAGCGCCCCATACGTCTCGCGCGTGCAGCCCTCCACGGCGTTGTCCAGCGCCACCTCGAAGAGGGAGCGCGGCGGCAGTGACTCCACCTGGGGCCTGGGGGGCGTGGCGCCGAAGCGGTGGGCCAGCCGCGTGCTGAGCTGCGTGTGCATCACTTCCTCCAGCGCGCTCGCCAGCGCCGCGTCCTGGAGGGACTCGTCCGCGCCGTGCAGGGCGAGCTCCTCGCGCAGGCGCAGGAAGGCCTGGATGGACGCGGCCTCCAGGTGGGCGGCCGCCGCGAAGTGACGCCCCAGGGCCTCGGCGCAGGCCACGCCGTCCGTGGCGCGCAGCCCGTGGGGCCGCCGTCCGATGGCGCAGCCGGGGTTGCCCCGCTCGATGATCGCGCTGCTCTCCTCTTTCACGTCCCCGGAGGGGGACACGCTCAAGATGTGGCGTGTCACGTTGCTGCCGGCTCCGCAGGAGTGGCCCTTGGTGGAGATGACCTGGAAGCCGCCGTCGTCATTGGCCCGCACCGCGCCTCGCTCCAGGTTGTTGCAGCTCAGGTTGTAGCCCTGGGCGAAGGCGAGCAGGGCGGCCTCCTGGGCCGTGTCGATGGTGCCCAGGAAGCTGCGCAGGCCGTCCAGCGTGTCGATGGCCTTCACGTCGTCACCCCGCGTCATCGCGAGGAAGTAGTTGGTGCAGGCGTCCATGCCGCAGCTCCGCAGGAAGCCGTTCTCGGAGGTGAGGGCGTCCAGCGCGGATTGACACGCCGCGGTCTGGGAGGCGGTCGCGCAGGCGGTGCCCGAGGAGTTCAGCATGTTCGGGCCGCGGGAGGGTTCTCCCGGGGAGAAGTAGGTGTAGACGCTGCGCAACTGCACGAAATCGGGTGGCGCCGCGGGATTCAGTCCGGTCACCGCGAGGTAGCCATCCTCGCAGGCGGGCGCGGAGTAGTCCGTCAGGTCGACGATTCCGCAGCCCGCGAGGACCAGCGGGGAGGCGAGCGAGGCGCGGAGGGTACGAGCGAAGAGGTGGCGCAGCCGGAAGGGTTCCATGAAGGACTCCTGGGTTGAAGGGGCGAGGGCTTCCTGAGCAATGGAGATGCCAGGAGGCGCACGACCCGTGTTCCGAGGGGAAGGGCGCTGCGCGCACCCTGGTGGGCTGGGCTCGGAATTCCGAGGGGCCCTGAACGCGGTGTCCGGTCTTCGCCTCCTGGACATTTCAGGGGGGCGGGCCGCCACGACATCGCTGTCCGACTCCTCAAAAAAGGTCGATACGGTTTAGAACTGCCCAGACAACATCACGCCACCGGGGTTGCCCGTCATCCGCATCGACACGCCCGACTGTGGTGCCGAGCCACCACTGCCACTGGCGGCGCGGCCGTGCAGCAGCAGGGGCACGCCCACGCCGAAGACGGTGCCCGCCGCGGCGCCCACCAGCACGTCCGTGAAGTAGTGCTTGTCCGCCCCCATGCGCATCAGCCCCACCGACGCCGCCGCGGGCACGCCCACCGCCCAGATGAGCCAGTTGTTGCGGTAGCCGCGCATCCCGGACACCGTGCCCGCCGCCGCCACGAGCGAGAACGCCAGGCTCGTGTGGCCGCTGTAGAAGGAGAGGTTGTTGTCGCTCGGGCTGTGCGTGAGGCCCTTCTGCTCCTCGTCCAGCACGTGCACGAAGGGTCGCTCGCGGCCCACGGCGAACTTCACCACCTGGTTGGCCAGCGCCGCCACCGCCGCCGTCTCCACGATCGTCATCGCGTCCTCCGCGTAGTACCGCGCCGACGCTCCGCTCCCGGACGCCAGCAGGTACTGCGCGCCCAGCACCCCCACCGGCAGCACGCCGAAGCCGGCCACGTTGCTCCAGGTGTCCCACGTCTTGCGTCCCGCCTCGGTCTTCCCCGCCACGCCCCGGCCCCAGCGGTCCACCCCATTGAGGGTGTCCTGGCCGTCCGGTGAGCGGTCGCACCACCGGCAGGTGTTCGGGGCGAGTTGACTCTTGAGGAACGCCTCGCTGGTGATCCACAACGCGCCACTCACGCCCGTGATGAGCCCGTCTCGTGTCCAGTTGACGTCGAGCGCCCGCACCGTGGGTGCGTCCGCCGCCTGGCGCGTCCCTGGAAGGGCGGCATCCGGAACCGGGGAAGAGGCAACCAGGGAAGCGAGTGCTAGAAAACAGAGGGCAGAGGGCATGGCGGCGAGCATAAATGCGCCCCCCTCACCGTTCTAGACTCCACTCCCCCGTATGTCCGACCCCCGCCGCACCCTCCAGGTCTTCCCCGATGCCGCACGCCGTCAAGCCGCCCTGCGCGCGGTCCGGCGGGACTCGGGAGTCGTGCGCGGAGACCTCTTCCTCGACTGGGCGGGGTTCCTCGACGCGCTTGGTGGAGTGCGCGAGCTGGGCCGACGCCCATGCCCGCCCCTCGCGGCGCGCACCGTGGTGGCCTCGCTCGCGCAAGGCCTGGGCCCCACGCCCCTGGGCGACTTCGTCCATGAGCCCGCCTTCGCCCGCGCCGCGCTCGAGGTGTTGTTGGATCTCAAGGCCGGGCGGCTGTCCCCTCGTGAGCTGCAGGACGCGCTGGAGGTGCTTCCCCCGGAGCGGCGCGACCGCGTCCGGACGATCGCCCTGCTGCACCATGCCTACGAGCGGAAGATGGCGGAGCTGGGCCTCGCCGATCGTGAGGACGGCGTGCGAGGGGCCCGCGAGGCGCTGGAGCGCGGCGCCTGGCCCGAGTCCTGGGCCGACGTGGGCGAGATCGTGCTGCGCGGTGTCTACGATGTCCGGCCCTCGACGCTGGAGCTGCTGCTGGCCCTGGCCGCGGCGTGTGAAGCGCGCCGGGTGGGCCTGCGCGTGGAGACGCCGGTGGGTGGCTCTCCCGTGGCGGACGCGGCCCTGGCGGCCCTCTTCCGCGCCTTCGAGAACCGCGGCGAGGTGCTCTCCCACGTGGACCTCTTCAAGGCGGACGTCACCTTCGAGTCCCGTCCGATGGGCGAGCTGGGCCGTCATCTCTTCTCGCCCCGGGCCCCCAAGGACGCGCTCGTGGGCGCGGTGGAGGGCTTGAGCCTGTGGAGCGCGGCGACGGCGCGAGACGAGGCCCGGCTCATCGCCCGGGACGTGCGCCGCCTCGTGTCGGAGGGCGTGCCTCCGGGAGACATCGCCGTGGCCTGGCGCGACTTGAGCCACGAGGCGCATTGGTTGGCCGAGGCCCTGGGTGAGCTGGACGTTCCCGTGCGTCTGCCCTGGGGCGAGCCGCTCGTGCTGACCGGACCCGTGCGGCTGGCGTTGGATCTGCCCCTGCTGGTGGAGGATGGCTTCCCCGCCGAGCGCGTGGCCGATGTGCTCTCCAGCCGCTACGTGCCCCGGCTCTCCGCGGGCGCGCCCGAGGCCCCCGCCACGCTCCTGTCGCTCGCGGCCGTGCGAGATGATCGGCTGGGCGCCTCGCGCAACAAGGGCGCATATGACATCCGCCTGGACGCCCTGGCCAGGCGGTTGACGCCGCTTCCGGAGCAGGTGCGCCCCAAGGACGAGCGCCGCGCCCACGAGGTCCGGGTGCTGCGCGAGCGGTGTCTGTTGTTGATCGAGTCCTGCCGTCTCATCCCGGAGCAGGGTCGGGCCTCGGAGCTGCTCACGGCGTGGTGGCAGGTGGTGCGGCGTCTGGGGTTGTTGGACTCGGAGGGCACGCCGGAGACGCCCTCCGACGAGGGACTGGGCGCGCTCGCGGTGGAGGCCCGGGCGCGGGACGACGCGGCGCGCAGGGCGCTCGTGGCGCGTGTGCGCGAGCTGGAGCGGATGCTCGCGGCGGTGGGTGGAGGCCCCCGGTTGCGCCGGCGCACCTTTGGCCGTTGGCTCATGGACGCGATGCGCGACGTGCACCTGCCGCCCCGGGGCTCGGCGGTGGGGGCCGTGGAGGTGCTGGAGGTGCGCGAGCTGGAGGGCCGCACCTTCGCGCATGTCTTCCTCGGCGGGCTGGCGGAGGGCCGCTTTCCGGGTCACGAGGTGCCCAACCCGTTGCTCGGAGACTCCGAGCGCCATGCGCTCAACAAGCACCTGGGCCGCGACGTCTTCCGCCTCACCGGTGGCGAGTTCGAGGACCGCGCGCCCTGGCGGCTCACCGAGGACCGGCTCCTGTTCGCCAGCGTGCTGGTGGCCGCCGAGCACACGGTGAGTCTGTCTTTCGCGGTGGCGGGTCCGGGTGGGCAGGAGCAGGCGCCGTCCTCGTTCCTGGAGGAGGTGCGGCGCCTGACGGGAGCCACGTGGCCGCTGCGCTCGCTGCCGGCCATCGCGCCGCTCGACGAGGCGCTCACCCCGGCGGAGCTGCGCCA
Above is a window of Cystobacter fuscus DNA encoding:
- a CDS encoding PEP/pyruvate-binding domain-containing protein translates to MTNTVCFFEDLTAERATQAGGKGRVLARLHQAGHPVPPGFIVLTSAFEGDALRPASWDEVVTALARLRAGQPERAFAVRSSALGEDSEQASFAGGFETVLDVRDDDAVRRAIGTVRRSRHAERVAAYSQAQGLATGHEVAVVIQHLVAADTSGVLFTADPVTGNRSALVGNFVSGLGERLVAGEVTPSSFTIDRLKGTYSGPPELRVHARKFRRLALRLEEEFGSPQDLEWAISRGQLMLLQARPITTLRGHEPATGEWNDSLTGDYLWTSTNLGEAVPDVMTPCTWSLLRLFLAETLPLLFMGNDPPMGNLGGRAYMNLSLAATLGATFGVSQQRFAETAEEAFGRLPEGMEIPLLPISRWSLLRKLVPGAIRLRKRVRANQSRLAAFVASAPERCEALHARIQATSSAAELDALWGQELFPYHQECCRMLEAGSRRSGRAVHGLRRTLGKWVGDAEATALLSGLSSGASPLASLAPLVALARLSRGELDRETYARRYGHRGPHEFEISLPRPAEDPEWIDRQLAQAREAPVDVDTLLSRQKEARDAAWERFQRNHPRRAAKIRGLLDLAAEGAHAREAARSEVIRAFWVLRAFVLRAGTLTGQGDALFFLYHEELLALLRGDATALAFVPARRATHARYSALPVYPTLIRGRFDPFQWAADPRRRSDVFDARGDSTPAQESITGFPGAAGIVEGPVRLLTSPEEGNTFQAGEVLVTTVTNVGWAPLFPRAAAIVTDVGAPLSHAAIVARELGIPAVVGCGNATMRLRTGDRVRVNGSQGRVEVIRPADPGNIG
- a CDS encoding family 43 glycosylhydrolase, giving the protein MQGEVSALADGVCSGVTCGGHGVCQDRSGSAVCVCDEGFTGTSCSTRGGNFYARSLLVSGMADPDVYKEHDDLFFLTGTGNGASVPIYETNDLSSFRLKLSYSPSAADPVYDYCMIWAPDLNKANGVYVLNFSAQRVPNGAACPASGQDVTTFTATAPDLNLRFGVPQPINPNTTYPRTQVPASCVAEGCNRTIRIDSATYNDPSGRWFFYVWFDRGNNISSFNTSAPGVVYNHAGPALYSLPAEEETINEAPEIFKRNGLYYLLLSTGWFNSQYSMRYIVGDSLPQLTRARALRRLSMPMRNAAGALIQTHGHNTVVDRRGEYFNIFHVGAFQPAGTFTSRSTYKQRLAFKPDGSLASLNQVNVRWTRMAGYSYSIDLVLRDGTVVGPCLDVNQLGTSNKVTFNGVCPSAGSRMVNKGDIAAFRLYYSNNGVWGANVQTAYDGGADDVFVELPGGTTPFVDLSWSEEETGAQYSIDVQRRDTGAWIGPCIDVNSVNRALAWNYAGRCTSPGIDVAPSNISAFRVCSAVGGDWSRARCGTTAYDGKRMDASVVIP
- a CDS encoding ferritin-like domain-containing protein — its product is MEPFRLRHLFARTLRASLASPLVLAGCGIVDLTDYSAPACEDGYLAVTGLNPAAPPDFVQLRSVYTYFSPGEPSRGPNMLNSSGTACATASQTAACQSALDALTSENGFLRSCGMDACTNYFLAMTRGDDVKAIDTLDGLRSFLGTIDTAQEAALLAFAQGYNLSCNNLERGAVRANDDGGFQVISTKGHSCGAGSNVTRHILSVSPSGDVKEESSAIIERGNPGCAIGRRPHGLRATDGVACAEALGRHFAAAAHLEAASIQAFLRLREELALHGADESLQDAALASALEEVMHTQLSTRLAHRFGATPPRPQVESLPPRSLFEVALDNAVEGCTRETYGALVAHHQALHARDEQVRGAMARIAEDETRHAELSWAIDRWAHTRLSESERAALREARQAAVAALRAEVATPPDADLVTEAGMPTPEVAASLLASLEQNLWA
- a CDS encoding phosphatase PAP2 family protein, producing MRALDVNWTRDGLITGVSGALWITSEAFLKSQLAPNTCRWCDRSPDGQDTLNGVDRWGRGVAGKTEAGRKTWDTWSNVAGFGVLPVGVLGAQYLLASGSGASARYYAEDAMTIVETAAVAALANQVVKFAVGRERPFVHVLDEEQKGLTHSPSDNNLSFYSGHTSLAFSLVAAAGTVSGMRGYRNNWLIWAVGVPAAASVGLMRMGADKHYFTDVLVGAAAGTVFGVGVPLLLHGRAASGSGGSAPQSGVSMRMTGNPGGVMLSGQF
- a CDS encoding PD-(D/E)XK nuclease family protein, giving the protein MSDPRRTLQVFPDAARRQAALRAVRRDSGVVRGDLFLDWAGFLDALGGVRELGRRPCPPLAARTVVASLAQGLGPTPLGDFVHEPAFARAALEVLLDLKAGRLSPRELQDALEVLPPERRDRVRTIALLHHAYERKMAELGLADREDGVRGAREALERGAWPESWADVGEIVLRGVYDVRPSTLELLLALAAACEARRVGLRVETPVGGSPVADAALAALFRAFENRGEVLSHVDLFKADVTFESRPMGELGRHLFSPRAPKDALVGAVEGLSLWSAATARDEARLIARDVRRLVSEGVPPGDIAVAWRDLSHEAHWLAEALGELDVPVRLPWGEPLVLTGPVRLALDLPLLVEDGFPAERVADVLSSRYVPRLSAGAPEAPATLLSLAAVRDDRLGASRNKGAYDIRLDALARRLTPLPEQVRPKDERRAHEVRVLRERCLLLIESCRLIPEQGRASELLTAWWQVVRRLGLLDSEGTPETPSDEGLGALAVEARARDDAARRALVARVRELERMLAAVGGGPRLRRRTFGRWLMDAMRDVHLPPRGSAVGAVEVLEVRELEGRTFAHVFLGGLAEGRFPGHEVPNPLLGDSERHALNKHLGRDVFRLTGGEFEDRAPWRLTEDRLLFASVLVAAEHTVSLSFAVAGPGGQEQAPSSFLEEVRRLTGATWPLRSLPAIAPLDEALTPAELRQRVVLESLAMERLRVSEPDPARAVLRERFSHTPWFQAAREMMQVEIERLHFFGEGAQGAGRYTGAVGAPDLGESIRAAFRFDAERPLSASSIARFSNCGFQGFLAYGLKVPEPERPGEEFDSRGQGVFWHRVLEEFFKRLKERELLGRGFNELPEALLDAVLDEVREHFEKHHYVGHPALWRLARERAKNMVRRVLLDERRGLPFERLEPSGFELRFGPNNPAEGWNAVTLQLGEDVIHFEGTIDRLDMAGGEVGVIDYKSGHLSRSELRNKLLESSDFQLPLYLYAARASGHQGTRQAAWFSLKTGKAILLSEVLADKKQELSLDLDELLSTEPDVRQRLAAEQKPNLANAVETLVRTVRAGQFAMRPRDCGHCGYQAVCRITERRIVGEEGAHE